In a single window of the Megalobrama amblycephala isolate DHTTF-2021 linkage group LG3, ASM1881202v1, whole genome shotgun sequence genome:
- the zgc:194930 gene encoding uncharacterized protein zgc:194930 isoform X1: MRVLYTTVQMGCSCCRMIKSYIYDPSVPVDVPGRKRDPTSSSLYQSQRFPEEADHIQKKQGFHNLGYSTHPSSTKLDIDNNHINRLHANIPGEQIRPSPAEGDPSLYILQPETTGTPIKAVPNLRANQPIQDESMLGTEPGKREERFRDSGLGGGGITDGTEGSDGYPYGQEEEDEDRKSRLAGTPDTADEESVLSVDMHTSSTSLSSADTKLTIEEREVIVIGEQEKEIDCVSVTESMVAEALAALDAATAGEDSE, encoded by the exons GTTCTCTACACAACTGTCCAGATGGGTTGCAGTTGCTGTAGGATGATAAAAAG TTACATCTATGACCCCTCAGTCCCTGTAGATGTTCCTGGTCGAAAGCGGGACCCCACCAGCAGCTCTCTGTATCAGTCTCAAAGATTCCCCGAGGAGGCGGACCACATCCAAAAGAAGCAGGGCTTCCACAACCTGGGATACAGCACCCACCCCAGCTCAACCAAACTCGACATAGACAACAACCACATCAACCGGCTCCATGCTAATATTCCAGGCGAGCAGATCCGACCGAGCCCAGCGGAGGGTGACCCGAGCCTATACATCCTCCAGCCCGAGACCACGGGGACACCCATAAAAGCTGTCCCAAACTTACGCGCCAACCAACCCATACAGGACGAGTCGATGTTGGGAACGGAACCGGGTAAGCGAGAGGAGAGATTCAGAGACTCTGGCCTGGGCGGCGGTGGGATAACAGACGGTACAGAGGGATCGGATGGTTATCCCTATGGACAAGAGGAAGAAGACGAGGACAGGAAGAGCAGGCTAGCCGGTACTCCGGACACAGCCGATGAGGAAAGCGTGCTGTCGGTGGACATGCACACCAGCAGTACAAGCCTCTCCTCAGCAGACACAAAGCTCACGATAGAGGAGAGAGAAGTGATTGTGATAGGAGAGCAAGAGAAAGAGATCGATTGTGTGAGCGTCACTGAATCAATGGTGGCCGAGGCCTTGGCTGCCCTGGACGCAGCGACTGCGGGAGAGGATTCTGAGTGA
- the zgc:194930 gene encoding uncharacterized protein zgc:194930 isoform X2, giving the protein MGCSCCRMIKSYIYDPSVPVDVPGRKRDPTSSSLYQSQRFPEEADHIQKKQGFHNLGYSTHPSSTKLDIDNNHINRLHANIPGEQIRPSPAEGDPSLYILQPETTGTPIKAVPNLRANQPIQDESMLGTEPGKREERFRDSGLGGGGITDGTEGSDGYPYGQEEEDEDRKSRLAGTPDTADEESVLSVDMHTSSTSLSSADTKLTIEEREVIVIGEQEKEIDCVSVTESMVAEALAALDAATAGEDSE; this is encoded by the exons ATGGGTTGCAGTTGCTGTAGGATGATAAAAAG TTACATCTATGACCCCTCAGTCCCTGTAGATGTTCCTGGTCGAAAGCGGGACCCCACCAGCAGCTCTCTGTATCAGTCTCAAAGATTCCCCGAGGAGGCGGACCACATCCAAAAGAAGCAGGGCTTCCACAACCTGGGATACAGCACCCACCCCAGCTCAACCAAACTCGACATAGACAACAACCACATCAACCGGCTCCATGCTAATATTCCAGGCGAGCAGATCCGACCGAGCCCAGCGGAGGGTGACCCGAGCCTATACATCCTCCAGCCCGAGACCACGGGGACACCCATAAAAGCTGTCCCAAACTTACGCGCCAACCAACCCATACAGGACGAGTCGATGTTGGGAACGGAACCGGGTAAGCGAGAGGAGAGATTCAGAGACTCTGGCCTGGGCGGCGGTGGGATAACAGACGGTACAGAGGGATCGGATGGTTATCCCTATGGACAAGAGGAAGAAGACGAGGACAGGAAGAGCAGGCTAGCCGGTACTCCGGACACAGCCGATGAGGAAAGCGTGCTGTCGGTGGACATGCACACCAGCAGTACAAGCCTCTCCTCAGCAGACACAAAGCTCACGATAGAGGAGAGAGAAGTGATTGTGATAGGAGAGCAAGAGAAAGAGATCGATTGTGTGAGCGTCACTGAATCAATGGTGGCCGAGGCCTTGGCTGCCCTGGACGCAGCGACTGCGGGAGAGGATTCTGAGTGA